From Mesomycoplasma dispar, a single genomic window includes:
- a CDS encoding exonuclease/endonuclease/phosphatase family protein produces MALSENFGDGSNLDSSKILENLNLDSKNSETEWVQVSSKNGKNQENETKKYSFFYKKNELTLSGNHISKPDSNPFLVSDQQINNTFPIALGFKALNNNKEFLVIMGDFAQKIQEKAQEPEEQTDQNRKNLKENDSETNKEKIYHPFLFSDEEKPVIKQEQNSKPTKKLSEIIEEFKKKSGISEVIFLTSTNQDRKIGTGLGKENYDALINSSNSVTNALITDTKNLVKKIETNNSRLNSPLVVDVSTGLYFEDQTIIEIEGKKLEKLRLEKIPKQQKDEISEDNDKPESVPEVHNKNDNDINQDQDKIEKKQDEDIPNENKDQKPNKNGQELDKEKDQKPKENEKKPTENDRQKLPEKSEPVSNLVRFGFWNIDKYGFSKSRANKESREISNEEAKDDSGLELIFEVLKQMNTSVIGLVLKDVSKKNIDDSVKKIVQKLDEIKNKTENKETAKTPLSSGIDSENLRRTYTSQAKWQYQIYDEDEAKTNQAQDNSSQSDNQSSRSVSKRGGRKKTRTGRRKFLFLYDSSIWKIINKQANEQLDKQNPFITSKEKIGNTERTWRNPPVGITLELLENRKNKEKALKNSNDNQVTFVLGSFDSEGKGADEKQVGDTKSKRLTSSSKTRSKGKSRSRQNSRYKNTNLDNEVQSQESAATSRLKNTHNSADLSIVKDEPDFSKFSGQGAQELTEAQNLGATLDEIKKNTSTKNLLFAGTTNIKKRDYAEIFENLLKSYSQLMPTNKPTKIHKNNGYVDPMNSMFYKGEWGQPKIAKRIDWYGLDGYKKGDSPKGPQNSESLKAAFEKYVTEKTGTKKSKKQDESPNWEPQESLSKHAPIVVEIDFESKFDSKKLKEELDKEEKE; encoded by the coding sequence ATGGCATTATCGGAAAATTTTGGCGATGGAAGTAATTTAGATTCTAGCAAAATTTTAGAAAATCTAAATTTAGATAGTAAAAATTCTGAAACTGAATGGGTGCAAGTTAGTTCCAAAAATGGAAAAAATCAGGAAAATGAAACGAAAAAGTATAGTTTTTTCTATAAAAAAAATGAATTAACCCTTTCTGGAAACCATATTAGCAAACCTGATTCTAACCCATTTTTAGTATCAGATCAGCAAATCAATAACACTTTTCCAATTGCACTTGGTTTTAAAGCGCTTAATAACAACAAAGAATTTCTAGTTATTATGGGTGATTTTGCACAAAAAATTCAAGAAAAAGCGCAAGAACCAGAAGAACAAACTGATCAAAATAGAAAAAACTTAAAGGAAAATGACTCAGAAACTAACAAGGAAAAAATTTATCATCCATTTTTATTTAGCGATGAAGAAAAACCTGTTATAAAACAGGAACAAAATTCAAAACCAACCAAAAAATTATCAGAAATTATTGAAGAATTTAAGAAAAAATCGGGAATTTCTGAAGTAATTTTCCTAACTTCAACTAACCAAGATAGAAAAATTGGCACCGGTTTAGGTAAGGAAAATTATGATGCTTTAATTAATAGTTCAAATTCAGTAACAAACGCTTTAATAACTGATACTAAAAATTTAGTTAAAAAAATCGAGACAAATAATTCAAGATTAAATTCACCTTTAGTCGTCGATGTTTCTACCGGTCTTTATTTCGAAGATCAAACTATTATTGAGATTGAAGGTAAAAAACTAGAAAAATTAAGACTTGAAAAAATTCCTAAGCAACAAAAAGATGAAATTTCTGAAGATAACGATAAACCAGAGAGTGTTCCTGAAGTTCACAACAAAAACGATAATGATATTAACCAAGATCAGGATAAGATTGAGAAAAAACAAGATGAAGATATCCCTAATGAAAATAAAGATCAAAAACCTAATAAAAATGGGCAAGAATTAGACAAGGAAAAAGATCAAAAACCGAAGGAAAATGAAAAAAAACCAACTGAAAATGATAGACAAAAACTGCCTGAAAAATCAGAACCAGTATCAAATTTAGTCCGTTTTGGTTTTTGAAATATTGATAAATATGGATTTTCTAAATCAAGAGCAAACAAAGAGTCTCGTGAAATTTCTAACGAAGAAGCGAAGGATGATTCTGGTCTTGAATTAATTTTTGAAGTGTTAAAACAAATGAATACTTCGGTTATTGGTCTCGTTTTGAAAGATGTAAGTAAGAAAAATATCGATGATTCAGTTAAAAAAATAGTACAAAAATTAGATGAAATTAAAAATAAAACAGAGAATAAGGAAACTGCCAAAACTCCGCTCTCATCTGGTATAGATTCTGAAAATTTAAGAAGAACATATACGAGTCAAGCAAAATGGCAATATCAAATTTATGATGAAGATGAAGCAAAAACCAATCAAGCACAAGATAATTCAAGTCAATCTGATAACCAATCTAGCAGAAGCGTTTCTAAAAGAGGTGGGAGAAAAAAAACAAGAACTGGTAGGCGAAAATTTCTTTTCTTGTATGATTCATCAATTTGGAAAATAATTAACAAACAAGCAAACGAACAACTTGATAAACAAAATCCATTCATAACATCAAAAGAAAAAATTGGCAATACTGAGAGAACCTGAAGAAATCCACCAGTAGGAATTACGTTAGAATTACTGGAAAACCGCAAAAATAAAGAAAAAGCACTAAAAAATAGTAATGACAATCAAGTTACATTTGTTTTAGGAAGTTTTGATAGCGAAGGAAAAGGCGCCGATGAAAAACAAGTTGGAGATACTAAATCAAAAAGATTAACTTCATCATCTAAAACAAGAAGTAAAGGAAAATCTCGTTCAAGACAAAACTCTAGATATAAAAACACAAATTTGGACAACGAAGTTCAAAGTCAAGAATCTGCTGCTACAAGTAGATTAAAAAATACACATAATTCAGCAGATCTCTCCATTGTTAAAGATGAACCAGATTTTTCCAAATTTAGCGGGCAGGGGGCACAAGAATTAACCGAAGCACAGAACCTTGGCGCAACTCTGGATGAAATTAAAAAAAATACTTCAACAAAAAACTTGCTTTTTGCTGGAACTACAAATATTAAAAAAAGGGATTATGCAGAAATTTTTGAGAATCTACTAAAATCATATTCGCAATTAATGCCAACTAACAAACCAACAAAAATTCATAAAAACAATGGTTATGTCGACCCAATGAATAGTATGTTTTATAAAGGAGAATGAGGTCAACCAAAAATTGCTAAACGAATTGATTGGTACGGACTTGATGGTTACAAAAAAGGCGATTCACCAAAAGGCCCACAAAATTCGGAGTCTTTAAAAGCAGCCTTTGAAAAATATGTTACTGAAAAAACAGGGACTAAAAAATCTAAAAAGCAAGATGAATCACCAAATTGAGAACCACAAGAAAGTCTATCAAAACATGCGCCAATTGTAGTTGAAATCGATTTTGAAAGCAAATTTGATAGTAAAAAATTGAAAGAAGAATTAGATAAGGAAGAAAAGGAATAA
- the pgmB gene encoding beta-phosphoglucomutase — protein sequence MKIKALIFDLDGIITDTAQLHFYAWKEALSNYKIDFTNAENAKFKGLSRKDTLVAILNLKKISWTNEKIETVCFEKNQIYLKLLETIDKNFLLPGIFDLLTRAKAKNLKIGLASSSLNGPLILKKLGIYSFFDNIANPSEIRKPKPFPDIFLLAAEGLKISPQNCLAFEDSLSGFLAIKAAKMHSIVISEDKFIEFEQADFWLNSTSEINLDEILEKLEFVK from the coding sequence ATGAAAATTAAAGCATTAATTTTTGACCTTGACGGGATAATTACAGATACAGCCCAATTGCATTTTTATGCTTGAAAAGAAGCGCTTTCTAATTATAAAATCGATTTTACTAATGCAGAAAACGCTAAATTCAAAGGACTTTCACGTAAAGATACGCTAGTTGCAATTTTAAATCTTAAAAAAATCAGTTGAACAAATGAAAAAATTGAAACTGTTTGTTTTGAAAAAAATCAGATTTATTTAAAACTTTTAGAAACAATTGATAAAAACTTTCTACTTCCCGGGATTTTCGACTTACTTACAAGAGCAAAGGCTAAAAATTTAAAAATCGGACTCGCTTCAAGTAGTTTAAACGGACCTTTAATTTTAAAAAAACTTGGAATTTATAGCTTTTTTGATAATATCGCGAACCCTAGCGAAATTAGAAAACCAAAACCTTTTCCCGATATTTTTCTTTTAGCGGCAGAGGGTCTAAAAATTAGTCCTCAAAATTGTCTTGCTTTCGAGGACTCGCTTTCAGGATTTCTAGCAATAAAAGCAGCAAAAATGCACTCAATTGTTATTTCAGAAGACAAATTTATCGAATTTGAACAAGCTGATTTTTGACTTAATTCAACTAGCGAAATTAATCTTGATGAAATTTTGGAAAAATTAGAATTTGTTAAATAA
- a CDS encoding glycosyl hydrolase family 65 protein, with protein sequence MNSKKFINYDYQKKLIIQNGFDRRFVGKTESIFALTNGYLGLRSSDEELDSYNKPGFFVSGVFNKDVENEVYEICNLADSITTPIFINGQPLMLSSEDEYQKVFDIKNGSLSRSVKVSRQKNTIKIDTFRFVSHSELNLYGQEINLEIIDTDKDYVEIEIRPQINAQITNSGTQHFAEGEKFRPYENALQLQQKSTNSQFLIVHNLVSDLEVDGQKISPGNDNYQVDVSRRVILFRIKGKYKKGTKIRLRKLMSVHSTIDDSENLLSDLTVRQNANKMLESLLNLDFVSAFLESQKALTEKLWNKFLVKIDSNSPFDQLALDFGLYHLNGLIRRNSTTINAGAKGLTGEGYQGHTYWDSEFFINPNFLFTEPEIVKNLLIYRYKGLKGAREKAASEKIRKEESNLEGAQFPWEMALPDHGEVCPFWGQVDIISGKQVPIASARQEIHVSADIAYAIQQYFILTKDQEFMDKYGYEIIFDTAWFYANRAEIGKNGKFAINDVMGPNEYKGNINNSAYINRMAKYNLELAIFYYQKIKNSPILKTVLAKIPYFIDFEKINKIFQNLIQQEPNQDLIIAENDSFLELKRNDISEFKMLGDAGKKLFSTTKGQEILSSQLVKQADVVLLNYLFPELYSKEIRAKNFDFYEEITTHDSSLSAATYAIEAVRLGKIEKAYQLFQYGINIDLGHNMKSSDAGIHAGSLAAIWQMVVFGFGGLRYSNHQIHLSPQLPKQWNSLIYNFVYQGAKLQMRIDQTGFRIENLNQKPVKIWINQKEELIETIHFFENNYEN encoded by the coding sequence ATGAATTCAAAAAAATTTATCAATTATGATTATCAGAAAAAATTAATTATTCAAAACGGTTTTGATCGTCGTTTTGTTGGAAAAACTGAGTCAATTTTCGCCCTTACAAACGGTTATTTGGGTCTCCGAAGTAGTGACGAAGAACTAGATTCCTATAATAAACCAGGTTTTTTTGTCAGTGGTGTTTTTAATAAGGATGTTGAAAACGAAGTCTATGAAATTTGTAATTTAGCCGATTCAATTACAACACCAATTTTTATTAACGGTCAGCCGTTAATGCTTAGTTCTGAGGATGAATATCAAAAAGTTTTTGATATTAAAAACGGCAGTTTAAGTCGTTCAGTCAAGGTCAGTCGCCAAAAAAACACTATAAAAATCGACACTTTTCGTTTTGTGTCCCACTCTGAATTAAATTTATATGGCCAAGAAATTAATCTTGAAATTATCGACACTGACAAAGACTATGTCGAAATTGAAATCAGACCGCAAATTAATGCCCAAATTACCAATAGTGGAACACAACATTTTGCCGAAGGCGAAAAGTTTCGTCCTTACGAAAACGCCTTGCAATTACAGCAAAAATCAACCAATTCACAATTTCTAATTGTTCATAATCTTGTTAGTGATCTCGAGGTTGACGGGCAAAAAATTAGCCCTGGAAACGATAACTATCAAGTTGATGTATCAAGGAGAGTTATCCTTTTCCGTATTAAAGGCAAATACAAAAAGGGAACAAAAATTAGACTTAGAAAACTAATGTCAGTTCATAGCACAATTGATGATTCTGAGAATTTGCTTAGCGATTTAACTGTGCGACAAAACGCTAATAAAATGTTAGAATCACTATTAAATCTTGATTTTGTAAGTGCTTTTTTGGAATCCCAAAAAGCACTTACAGAGAAATTATGGAATAAATTTCTTGTAAAAATTGATTCAAATTCACCTTTTGATCAGCTTGCACTTGATTTTGGACTCTACCATCTAAACGGACTTATCCGTCGAAATTCAACAACAATTAACGCTGGGGCAAAAGGTTTAACTGGCGAAGGCTATCAAGGTCATACTTATTGAGATAGTGAATTTTTTATTAACCCTAATTTTCTCTTTACAGAGCCAGAAATTGTAAAAAATCTCTTAATTTATCGTTATAAAGGACTAAAAGGTGCTCGCGAAAAAGCGGCTTCAGAAAAAATTCGTAAAGAGGAATCAAATCTTGAAGGTGCGCAATTTCCTTGGGAAATGGCGCTTCCGGATCACGGCGAGGTTTGTCCTTTTTGAGGTCAGGTTGATATTATCTCCGGAAAACAAGTTCCAATCGCTTCTGCGCGTCAAGAAATTCATGTTTCAGCCGATATCGCCTATGCAATTCAACAATATTTTATCCTAACTAAAGATCAAGAATTTATGGATAAATACGGTTATGAAATCATTTTTGATACTGCCTGATTTTATGCAAATCGTGCTGAAATTGGAAAAAATGGTAAATTTGCAATTAACGATGTAATGGGACCGAATGAATACAAAGGTAATATTAACAATTCTGCTTATATAAACAGGATGGCAAAATATAACCTTGAACTGGCAATATTTTACTATCAAAAAATTAAAAATAGTCCTATTTTAAAGACTGTTTTAGCAAAAATCCCTTATTTTATTGATTTTGAAAAAATCAATAAAATTTTTCAAAATTTAATCCAACAAGAACCTAATCAAGATTTAATTATTGCTGAAAACGATTCGTTTCTAGAACTCAAGCGCAACGATATTTCTGAGTTTAAAATGCTAGGCGATGCTGGCAAAAAATTATTTTCAACCACAAAAGGGCAAGAAATTCTTAGTTCACAATTAGTAAAACAAGCGGATGTGGTGCTTTTAAATTATTTATTTCCCGAGTTATACTCAAAAGAAATAAGAGCCAAAAACTTTGATTTTTATGAAGAAATTACCACTCATGACTCTTCACTTTCAGCAGCAACTTACGCAATTGAGGCGGTTAGATTAGGTAAAATTGAAAAAGCTTACCAACTTTTTCAATACGGAATTAATATCGACTTAGGTCATAATATGAAAAGTTCTGATGCCGGAATTCATGCTGGATCACTTGCAGCAATTTGGCAAATGGTGGTTTTTGGCTTTGGTGGTCTTCGTTATTCAAATCACCAAATTCATTTAAGCCCGCAATTGCCAAAACAGTGAAATTCACTTATTTATAATTTTGTCTACCAGGGTGCAAAATTACAAATGCGAATTGATCAGACAGGCTTTCGGATTGAAAATTTAAACCAAAAACCGGTAAAAATTTGGATTAATCAAAAAGAAGAACTAATCGAAACTATTCACTTTTTTGAAAATAACTATGAAAATTAA
- a CDS encoding alpha-amylase family glycosyl hydrolase, giving the protein MIKNLKNKVVYQIFVRSFFDSNNDGNGDILGIYHKLDYLHSLGIDAIWLTPIYETNFVDAGYDVLDYKSVWSKFGSLEDFKKLAKKARELRIDLIIDVVLNHVSSQHSWFQKAIESVENKEHNYFIWREKLSPEEAKASSIFGGSAWEWQPDVQKYYFHLFSKDQVDLNWAHPDTQSAFVDIIDFWYDLGVRGFRLDAIKHVAKTFDDVEKNPYFSWCQGASDYLEKFNQLAFANKPDAYTFGEASGINVEELIKYGTGSKPLANNFFNFSWWWIGWSNKTGRNGFNANWDYKDFLKAQIPFQHNPEIPVSLTSNFLSNHDTSRAISRWGNYPFFWQESAKTLAFLLFSMRGIPIIYYGEEIGLSNSYFEKRADFIDIDMKNAFDSLVDKEKIYSESEMMIYANINSRDAGRGPMQWNSSEFKGFSQKKPWINFGLDDPKMNVESQISDPNSILNFYKKLIELYKNQLRDFLVDGSAKLEILDGGICQISREFKGEKVIFYLNFTKNELEFNGKISGDLILSSYQDLKKPTTIFRPFESILVKE; this is encoded by the coding sequence ATGATTAAAAATTTAAAAAATAAAGTGGTATACCAAATTTTCGTCCGCTCTTTTTTTGACTCTAATAACGATGGAAACGGTGATATTTTAGGAATTTACCACAAACTCGACTATCTTCATAGTCTAGGAATTGATGCAATTTGACTCACACCAATTTATGAAACTAATTTTGTCGATGCTGGTTATGATGTTCTTGATTATAAATCAGTTTGGTCCAAATTTGGTAGTTTAGAAGATTTTAAGAAACTAGCAAAAAAAGCCCGTGAATTACGGATAGATTTAATAATTGATGTCGTTTTAAACCACGTTTCATCGCAGCATTCCTGGTTTCAAAAAGCGATTGAATCTGTTGAGAATAAAGAACATAATTACTTCATTTGACGAGAAAAATTGAGCCCTGAAGAAGCAAAAGCAAGTTCAATTTTTGGTGGTTCAGCCTGAGAATGACAACCTGATGTGCAAAAATACTATTTCCACCTTTTTTCCAAAGATCAAGTTGATCTAAACTGGGCTCATCCAGATACTCAATCCGCTTTTGTCGATATTATCGATTTTTGATACGATCTTGGCGTGCGCGGTTTTCGTCTTGATGCAATTAAACACGTAGCAAAAACTTTTGATGATGTTGAAAAAAATCCTTATTTTTCGTGATGTCAGGGTGCAAGTGACTATCTTGAAAAATTCAATCAACTCGCTTTTGCAAACAAACCCGATGCTTATACTTTCGGTGAGGCGAGCGGAATTAATGTTGAAGAACTAATTAAATACGGCACAGGTTCAAAACCGCTTGCAAATAATTTTTTCAATTTTTCCTGATGATGAATCGGTTGGTCAAATAAAACTGGCAGAAACGGATTTAATGCAAATTGAGACTATAAGGATTTTCTTAAAGCACAAATTCCTTTTCAACATAATCCAGAAATTCCTGTTAGTCTTACAAGTAATTTTCTTTCAAATCATGATACTTCAAGAGCAATTTCACGTTGGGGAAATTATCCGTTTTTTTGGCAGGAATCAGCAAAAACATTAGCTTTTTTACTGTTTTCAATGCGCGGAATCCCAATAATTTACTACGGCGAGGAAATCGGACTTAGCAATTCCTACTTTGAAAAACGTGCTGATTTTATCGACATTGATATGAAAAACGCTTTTGATTCGCTCGTTGATAAAGAAAAAATTTATTCTGAATCAGAAATGATGATCTATGCCAATATTAACAGCCGCGATGCTGGAAGAGGCCCAATGCAGTGAAACTCATCGGAATTTAAAGGTTTTTCGCAAAAAAAACCTTGAATTAATTTTGGCCTAGATGATCCAAAAATGAATGTTGAAAGTCAAATTTCAGATCCTAATTCAATTCTCAATTTTTATAAAAAGTTAATTGAACTTTATAAAAATCAGTTGCGAGATTTTCTAGTTGATGGCAGTGCAAAATTGGAAATTCTTGATGGCGGAATTTGCCAAATTAGTCGTGAATTTAAAGGTGAAAAGGTAATTTTTTACTTGAATTTTACAAAAAATGAACTAGAATTTAACGGCAAAATCAGTGGTGATTTAATACTATCTTCATACCAGGATCTAAAAAAACCAACTACAATTTTTCGGCCTTTTGAATCGATTTTAGTTAAGGAATAG
- a CDS encoding alpha-amylase family glycosyl hydrolase: MFFNYDTNLFRKNFRGESYWGPLGLIYKSNIFEFYLWSPDATRVHFAIYKDPEDKIPEEIIIMSKINDVWFCQIDSSFHGYSYNLLIEHHDLKITEALDPYAFSIAPFDWTKNQSPKAYLVDIFSPDAGKTPSSLDLLGKDPKIDAQIYELHIRDFSSVVDEVTNKGTFIGALENNIFGYLKELNLNFLQLLPIHSCYTFSQKNVPIIHKGQGKGYFTPYNWGYDPIGFFSVNSSYSTDPTDPYLRIAEFKKFVDQAHKNNIGVVVDVVFNHTFKNSIFEDVARGYFYRDEAVVFPVEFPPIDSQKPMAFRLILDSLMFFVDYYKVDGFRFDLASFLDKKALEVISDELKKLNPNILLYGEAWNFSDLPNRSRLEKGKTGNDFNFGYFNDTIRNAVRGSDSPSEKGLILSKTGGKLAAYVSSIPGNITDFNFKNFFHSKKRYDLFANDISLNLAYLTCHDGPTLADKILTSATRIARKEFIETYRQALMLVSFVQGKVLFSAGTEFAFSKNCDFSGGSYQSCHPNLNTKKPPFPFLAAKYFDFNSYKTTDFTNGLNFGLLKITEIKEKIFDFFVKINEFRQNTPFFRLPTNKEINKSLKFKSVEKDKGLVIFTITCENKIIKVIHNFSSNSYEYNFGDFEILFSSKIKVVFNLIQKHQSILLMKKD; this comes from the coding sequence ATGTTTTTTAATTATGATACTAATTTATTTCGTAAGAATTTTCGCGGCGAATCGTATTGAGGACCTCTAGGTCTAATTTATAAATCAAACATTTTTGAATTTTACCTTTGATCCCCAGATGCGACTCGCGTTCACTTTGCAATTTATAAAGATCCTGAAGACAAAATTCCGGAAGAAATCATAATAATGTCAAAAATTAACGATGTTTGATTTTGCCAGATTGACAGTTCGTTTCACGGGTATTCGTATAATTTGCTAATTGAACATCACGATTTAAAAATAACTGAAGCACTTGATCCTTACGCTTTTAGTATTGCACCTTTTGATTGAACGAAAAATCAAAGTCCAAAGGCATATTTAGTCGATATTTTTTCCCCTGATGCTGGAAAAACTCCTTCTAGCCTTGATTTATTAGGTAAAGATCCGAAAATTGATGCCCAAATTTACGAATTACACATCCGTGATTTTAGTTCGGTTGTTGATGAAGTAACGAATAAAGGAACTTTTATTGGTGCGTTAGAAAATAATATTTTCGGTTATCTAAAAGAGTTAAATCTTAATTTTTTACAGTTATTACCAATCCACTCTTGTTATACTTTTAGTCAAAAAAACGTGCCAATCATCCACAAAGGGCAAGGAAAAGGTTATTTTACACCTTATAATTGGGGTTATGACCCAATTGGCTTTTTCTCTGTTAATTCAAGTTATTCAACCGATCCTACTGATCCATATTTAAGAATTGCTGAATTTAAAAAGTTTGTTGATCAAGCTCATAAAAACAACATCGGTGTTGTAGTTGATGTTGTTTTTAACCACACTTTTAAAAATTCAATTTTTGAAGATGTTGCCCGTGGTTATTTTTATCGTGATGAAGCAGTTGTTTTTCCAGTTGAATTTCCGCCAATTGACTCGCAAAAACCAATGGCATTCCGCTTGATTTTAGATTCGCTAATGTTTTTTGTTGACTATTATAAAGTTGATGGATTCCGTTTTGATCTTGCCTCATTTTTAGATAAAAAAGCACTTGAAGTTATTAGTGATGAACTAAAAAAACTTAATCCAAACATTCTTTTATACGGTGAGGCTTGAAATTTTAGCGACTTACCTAACCGAAGTCGACTAGAAAAAGGAAAAACTGGTAATGATTTTAATTTTGGATATTTCAACGATACAATTAGAAATGCGGTTCGTGGTAGCGACTCACCTAGCGAAAAAGGACTTATTCTTTCAAAAACTGGCGGAAAATTAGCCGCTTATGTTTCTTCGATCCCTGGGAATATTACCGATTTTAATTTCAAAAATTTCTTTCACTCAAAAAAACGTTACGATCTTTTTGCAAACGATATTAGTTTAAATCTTGCCTATTTAACTTGCCACGATGGTCCGACGCTAGCAGATAAAATTCTTACATCGGCGACAAGAATTGCTAGAAAAGAGTTTATCGAAACTTACCGTCAGGCATTAATGTTAGTTAGTTTTGTGCAGGGAAAAGTTCTTTTTAGCGCTGGAACTGAATTTGCTTTTTCAAAAAATTGCGATTTTTCTGGTGGTAGTTACCAAAGTTGCCATCCGAATTTGAACACAAAAAAACCACCTTTTCCGTTTCTGGCGGCGAAATATTTTGACTTTAATTCGTATAAAACCACCGATTTTACAAACGGACTTAATTTTGGTCTTCTCAAAATTACCGAAATTAAGGAAAAAATCTTTGATTTTTTCGTAAAAATTAACGAATTTCGCCAAAATACTCCATTTTTCCGTTTACCAACCAACAAGGAAATTAATAAGTCTTTAAAATTTAAATCTGTTGAAAAAGATAAAGGTTTAGTTATTTTCACTATCACTTGTGAAAATAAAATTATTAAAGTCATCCATAATTTTTCAAGTAATTCATACGAATATAATTTTGGTGATTTTGAAATTCTCTTTAGTTCAAAAATCAAAGTTGTCTTTAATTTAATTCAGAAACACCAATCAATTCTATTAATGAAAAAGGATTAA
- a CDS encoding LSm family protein gives MDLIEQLKNEFKQILSINFVQENGLNYLRIVTDYRSLKEVEKISIEISDFIDKIETNEKNFILEVLSRGQEFQND, from the coding sequence TTGGATTTAATTGAACAATTAAAAAATGAATTTAAACAGATTTTATCGATTAATTTTGTTCAAGAAAATGGTTTAAATTATTTGAGAATCGTCACCGACTATCGCTCGCTTAAGGAAGTTGAAAAAATTTCTATTGAGATTTCTGATTTTATTGATAAAATTGAAACTAATGAAAAAAACTTTATTTTAGAGGTACTTTCAAGAGGACAGGAATTCCAAAATGACTAA